The following coding sequences lie in one Oncorhynchus nerka isolate Pitt River linkage group LG14, Oner_Uvic_2.0, whole genome shotgun sequence genomic window:
- the LOC115141864 gene encoding phosphatidylinositol-binding clathrin assembly protein-like isoform X3 has translation MSGQSITDRITAAQHSVTGSAVSKTVCKATTHEIMGPKKKHLDYLIHCTNEMNVNIPQLADSLFERTTSTSWVVVFKSLIATHHLMVYGNERFVQYLASRNTLFNLSNFLDKSGLQGYDMSTFIRRYSRYLNEKAVSYRQVAFDFTKVKRGVDGVMRTMNTEKLLKTIPIIQNQMDALLDFNVNANELTNGVINAGFMLLFKDSIRLFAAYNEGIINLLEKYFDMKKTQCKEGLDIYKKFLTRMTRISEFLKVAEQVGIDRGDIPDLSQAPSSLLEALEQHLASLEGKKVKDSTAASRASTLSNAVSSLASTGMSFTKVDEREKQAALEEEQARLKALKEQRLKELSKRPSFATTDTSPVSTTGVTISTAPAIDLFSTPSCSNGALKMESDLFDIQQTFNPSMQASSTGLPVATTWADPFTSAEAGDDSMPNLNPFLSKVVVDAAAHLPVVSSDGVSYSSRTSGHEMFSDRYNPFTDTNSSVSTNYKRTVRIEHSISDSFCGGPVAMAQHLPHQAPYLTEPSAVAGQFRGYSTATQAPPPGALQVDFESVFGAKASGANNMESDDILKPTMVGSNQALCSINQLSDKLVGDDLDSSLANLVGNLGIGNGTTKNDIHWSQPGEKRLTGGSNWQPKAAPNTTWNPVSMTPPVMAYPATTPTGMMGGYGMPPQQLGSMGMMNQPNMMYNQAVMRPPNPFSSVSSAQPSAASSPSSQSPLRAPGQDPFAQLSLKDFL, from the exons ATGTCGGGTCAGAGCATTACTGACAGGATAACTGCAGCCCAGCACAGTGTAACTGGATCTGCTGTGTCGAAAACCGTATGCAAGGCCACCACACATGAAATAATGGGTCCGAAAAAGAAACATTTGGATT ACCTGATCCATTGCACCAATGAGATGAACGTGAACATTCCCCAGCTGGCTGACTCACTGTTTGAAAGGACCACCAGCACAAGCTGGGTGGTGGTCTTCAAGTCGCTCATCGCCACACACCACCTCATGGTCTACGGTAATGAG CGTTTTGTCCAGTACTTGGCTTCAAGGAACACATTATTCAACCTCAGTAATTTTTTGGACAAAAGTGGTTTACAAG gctaCGATATGTCCACATTTATCCGGAGGTACAGTCGATATCTGAATGAGAAGGCTGTGTCATACAGACAGGTTGCATTTGACTTCACTAAAGTAAAGCGAGG GGTGGATGGGGTGATGAGGACCATGAATACAGAGAAGCTACTGAAGACCATCCCTATCATACAAAACCAGATGGACGCCCTCCTCGACTTCAAT GTTAATGCCAATGAGCTCACAAACGGAGTGATCAATGCAGGGTTCATGCTCCTCTTCAAAGATTCCATTAGGCTTTTTGCTGCATATAACGAAGGCATCATCAACCTGTTGG AGAAGTACTTTGACATGAAGAAAACCCAGTGTAAAGAGGGCCTGGATATCTACAAGAAGTTCCTGACCCGAATGACCCGAATCTCAGAGTTCCTTAAAGTGGCAGAG CAGGTGGGGATTGATCGAGGAGACATTCCAGACCTTTCCCAG GCTCCCAGTAGCCTTCTGGAAGCTCTGGAGCAGCACCTGGCCTCACTAGAGGGGAAGAAAGTCAAAGACTCCACCGCTGCCAGCAG GGCCAGTACTCTATCCAATGCAGTGTCCTCGCTGGCCAGTACAGGGATGTCTTTTACTAAAGTAGATGAGCGGGAGAAGCAGGCTGCTCTGGAGGAGGAACAGGCTCGTCTCAAAGCACTGAAG GAACAGAGGCTGAAGGAGCTCTCGAAGAGGCCTTCCTTTGCCACCACAGACACATCTCCTGTCTCCACCACCGGGGTCACTATCAGCACAGCCCCAGCCATCGACCTTTTCTCCACACCCAGCTGCTCCAATGG TGCTCTGAAGATGGAGAGTGACCTGTTTGACATTCAGCAGACGTTTAACCCTTCAATGCAGGCCAGTTCTACAGGGCTTCCTGTGGCCACCACATGggcag ATCCTTTCACCTCTGCTGAAGCTGGAGATGACTCCatgccaaaccttaaccctttccTGTCAAAAGTCGTTGTCGATGCAGCCGCTCACTTACCTGTCGTGTCCTCCGACGGTGTTAGCTATTCCTCTAGGACGTCTGGTCATGAAATGTTTAGTG ATCGTTATAATCCCTTTACTGACACAAACTCGTCCGTTTCAACCAATTACAAACGCACAGTGCGGATAGAACACTCCATCTCAG ACTCCTTCTGTGGTGGTCCAGTGGCCATGGCCCAGCACCTTCCACACCAGGCCCCCTACCTCACTGAGCCCTCTGCAGTAGCAGGTCAATTCAGAG GATACTCCACAGCAACACAGGCCCCTCCCCCAGGAGCACTCCAAGTGGACTTTGAGTCAGTCTTTGGAGCCAAAGCTTCCGGTGCTAACAACATGGAATCTGATG aCATCCTGAAACCCACCATGGTTGGCTCCAATCAGGCCCTGTGCTCAATCAATCAGCTGTCAGACAAACTGGTGGGAGATGACCTGGATTCCTCTCTGGCCAACCTGGTGGGAA ATCTCGGGATTGGAAATGGCACAACGAAAAA TGACATCCACTGGAGCCAGCCTGGGGAGAAGAGGCTGACTGGCGGTAGCAACTGGCAGCCCAAAGCAGCCCCAAACACCACCTGGAACCCCGTCTCCATG ACCCCCCCAGTCATGGCCTACCCTGCAACAACACCCACAGGCATGATGGGGGGATATGGCATG CCGCCCCAACAGCTTGGCTCTATGGGTATGATGAACCAACCCAACATGATGTACAACCAGGCCGTCATGAGGCCGCCCAACCCCTTCAGCTCTGTATCTAGCgcccag CCCTCTGCAGCCTCTAGTCCTTCCAGCCAGAGTCCTCTCAGAGCCCCTGGACAGGACCCATTTGCACAGCTCTCTCTCAAGGATTTCTTGTAG
- the LOC115141864 gene encoding phosphatidylinositol-binding clathrin assembly protein-like isoform X5: MSGQSITDRITAAQHSVTGSAVSKTVCKATTHEIMGPKKKHLDYLIHCTNEMNVNIPQLADSLFERTTSTSWVVVFKSLIATHHLMVYGNERFVQYLASRNTLFNLSNFLDKSGLQGLSLPGYDMSTFIRRYSRYLNEKAVSYRQVAFDFTKVKRGVDGVMRTMNTEKLLKTIPIIQNQMDALLDFNVNANELTNGVINAGFMLLFKDSIRLFAAYNEGIINLLEKYFDMKKTQCKEGLDIYKKFLTRMTRISEFLKVAEQVGIDRGDIPDLSQAPSSLLEALEQHLASLEGKKVKDSTAASRASTLSNAVSSLASTGMSFTKVDEREKQAALEEEQARLKALKEQRLKELSKRPSFATTDTSPVSTTGVTISTAPAIDLFSTPSCSNGALKMESDLFDIQQTFNPSMQASSTGLPVATTWADPFTSAEAGDDSMPNLNPFLSKVVVDAAAHLPVVSSDGVSYSSRTSGHEMFSDRYNPFTDTNSSVSTNYKRTVRIEHSISDSFCGGPVAMAQHLPHQAPYLTEPSAVAGQFRGYSTATQAPPPGALQVDFESVFGAKASGANNMESDDILKPTMVGSNQALCSINQLSDKLVGDDLDSSLANLVGNLGIGNGTTKNDIHWSQPGEKRLTGGSNWQPKAAPNTTWNPVSMEKMLRHHSCVCISTDPPSHGLPCNNTHRHDGGIWHAAPTAWLYGYDEPTQHDVQPGRHEAAQPLQLCI, encoded by the exons ATGTCGGGTCAGAGCATTACTGACAGGATAACTGCAGCCCAGCACAGTGTAACTGGATCTGCTGTGTCGAAAACCGTATGCAAGGCCACCACACATGAAATAATGGGTCCGAAAAAGAAACATTTGGATT ACCTGATCCATTGCACCAATGAGATGAACGTGAACATTCCCCAGCTGGCTGACTCACTGTTTGAAAGGACCACCAGCACAAGCTGGGTGGTGGTCTTCAAGTCGCTCATCGCCACACACCACCTCATGGTCTACGGTAATGAG CGTTTTGTCCAGTACTTGGCTTCAAGGAACACATTATTCAACCTCAGTAATTTTTTGGACAAAAGTGGTTTACAAG gtctctctctcccaggctaCGATATGTCCACATTTATCCGGAGGTACAGTCGATATCTGAATGAGAAGGCTGTGTCATACAGACAGGTTGCATTTGACTTCACTAAAGTAAAGCGAGG GGTGGATGGGGTGATGAGGACCATGAATACAGAGAAGCTACTGAAGACCATCCCTATCATACAAAACCAGATGGACGCCCTCCTCGACTTCAAT GTTAATGCCAATGAGCTCACAAACGGAGTGATCAATGCAGGGTTCATGCTCCTCTTCAAAGATTCCATTAGGCTTTTTGCTGCATATAACGAAGGCATCATCAACCTGTTGG AGAAGTACTTTGACATGAAGAAAACCCAGTGTAAAGAGGGCCTGGATATCTACAAGAAGTTCCTGACCCGAATGACCCGAATCTCAGAGTTCCTTAAAGTGGCAGAG CAGGTGGGGATTGATCGAGGAGACATTCCAGACCTTTCCCAG GCTCCCAGTAGCCTTCTGGAAGCTCTGGAGCAGCACCTGGCCTCACTAGAGGGGAAGAAAGTCAAAGACTCCACCGCTGCCAGCAG GGCCAGTACTCTATCCAATGCAGTGTCCTCGCTGGCCAGTACAGGGATGTCTTTTACTAAAGTAGATGAGCGGGAGAAGCAGGCTGCTCTGGAGGAGGAACAGGCTCGTCTCAAAGCACTGAAG GAACAGAGGCTGAAGGAGCTCTCGAAGAGGCCTTCCTTTGCCACCACAGACACATCTCCTGTCTCCACCACCGGGGTCACTATCAGCACAGCCCCAGCCATCGACCTTTTCTCCACACCCAGCTGCTCCAATGG TGCTCTGAAGATGGAGAGTGACCTGTTTGACATTCAGCAGACGTTTAACCCTTCAATGCAGGCCAGTTCTACAGGGCTTCCTGTGGCCACCACATGggcag ATCCTTTCACCTCTGCTGAAGCTGGAGATGACTCCatgccaaaccttaaccctttccTGTCAAAAGTCGTTGTCGATGCAGCCGCTCACTTACCTGTCGTGTCCTCCGACGGTGTTAGCTATTCCTCTAGGACGTCTGGTCATGAAATGTTTAGTG ATCGTTATAATCCCTTTACTGACACAAACTCGTCCGTTTCAACCAATTACAAACGCACAGTGCGGATAGAACACTCCATCTCAG ACTCCTTCTGTGGTGGTCCAGTGGCCATGGCCCAGCACCTTCCACACCAGGCCCCCTACCTCACTGAGCCCTCTGCAGTAGCAGGTCAATTCAGAG GATACTCCACAGCAACACAGGCCCCTCCCCCAGGAGCACTCCAAGTGGACTTTGAGTCAGTCTTTGGAGCCAAAGCTTCCGGTGCTAACAACATGGAATCTGATG aCATCCTGAAACCCACCATGGTTGGCTCCAATCAGGCCCTGTGCTCAATCAATCAGCTGTCAGACAAACTGGTGGGAGATGACCTGGATTCCTCTCTGGCCAACCTGGTGGGAA ATCTCGGGATTGGAAATGGCACAACGAAAAA TGACATCCACTGGAGCCAGCCTGGGGAGAAGAGGCTGACTGGCGGTAGCAACTGGCAGCCCAAAGCAGCCCCAAACACCACCTGGAACCCCGTCTCCATG GAGAAGATGTTGCGTCATCATTCGTGTGTTTGTATCTCCACAGACCCCCCCAGTCATGGCCTACCCTGCAACAACACCCACAGGCATGATGGGGGGATATGGCATG CCGCCCCAACAGCTTGGCTCTATGGGTATGATGAACCAACCCAACATGATGTACAACCAGGCCGTCATGAGGCCGCCCAACCCCTTCAGCTCTGTATCTAG